The Capra hircus breed San Clemente chromosome 25, ASM170441v1, whole genome shotgun sequence genome has a window encoding:
- the MRPS34 gene encoding 28S ribosomal protein S34, mitochondrial has protein sequence MARRKVRPRLIAELARRVRALREQRERPRDSVRYALDYETLIRPHSGRKLPMRAWVDVHRESRLLQLLGRLPFFGLGRLVTRKSWLWQHDEPCYWRLTRVRPDYTAQNLDHGKAWGILTFKGKTESEAREIEQVMYHDWRLVPKHEEEAFTSFTPAPEETPCPVPYPPLLRAMILAERQKNGDPSTEEPMLSLERIRTDPWDYPENLEAKQKTKGTAV, from the exons atGGCGCGCAGAAAGGTGCGGCCGCGGCTGATCGCCGAGCTGGCCCGCCGTGTGCGGGCCCTGCGCGAGCAGCGGGAGCGGCCGCGCGATTCGGTGCGCTACGCCCTGGACTACGAGACGCTGATACGGCCGCACTCGGGCCGCAAGCTGCCCATGCGAGCATGGGTCGACGTGCACCGCGAGAGTCGGCTCCTGCAGCTGCTCGGCCGCCTTCCGTTCTTCGGCCTGGGCCGTCTGGTCACGCGCAAGTCCTGGCTGTGGCAGCACGACGAGCCATGCTACTGGCGCCTCACGCGCGTCCGGCCGGACTACACAGCGCAG AACCTGGACCACGGGAAGGCCTGGGGCATCCTGACCTTCAAAG GAAAGACGGAGAGTGAGGCCCGGGAGATCGAGCAGGTCATGTACCACGACTGGCGGCTGGTGCCCAAACACGAGGAGGAGGCCTTCACCTCTTTCACGCCGGCGCCAGAGGAGACGCCGTGCCCCGTCCCCTACCCGCCGCTCCTCCGGGCCATGATTCTAGCAGAGCGACAGAAAAACGGAGACCCCAGCACGGAGGAGCCCATGCTCAGCCTGGAGAGGATACGCACTGATCCCTGGGACTATCCTGAGAATCTGGAGGCGAAGCAAAAGACCAAGGGCACCGCAGTCTAA